The DNA region TAACGCTCATTGCCAACGACAACTGGATGGAGTTTACTGTCCGCTATATAACGAACTACAAGCAACGGCGCAGTACCAAAGACGTCCTTTTCACGAGGATTCTGGATGAGTTTGAGGCAACCCATGGGAAGGTTTCATTGGCTTCGGCAACATTCCATCTGGTGGACGCTCCGGTTCTTGATGTACGCTTGAAACGTGAAGCTTGAGCTCCCGGCGATCGCTCAGGTTGAAGACCTGACGAAAGGCGCATGAATCTATTTGAAATAACGTCCATATTGGTGATACTGACGGCGTTGTTCAGTTACATCAACTACCGCGTGCTCCGCATGCCGATCACCATCGGCGTTATGTTTACCGCTCTGGCGACCTCTTTGGGCATTATCTTGCTCAGTGGACTGGGTGTGGACATCGGGCAGGTTCATGTGGCCAGAATCCTGGAGACAATCGACTTCAATCAGTCGTTATTGCATGGCATTTTGTCCTTTCCTCTTTTCGCCGGAGCAATGCATATCAAGCTCGAAGACTTGAGCCGTCAGCAATGGGTCATAAGCATGCTCGCGACGCTGGGTGTTATTGCTTCAACATTCGTTGTGGGCGGACTTACGTGAATTGCGCGGCGGCCTCGCTCTTTCTCTACCACCAGTGCCGGAACGAGCGACAATCATCACGATCACGTACACGATCGTCGTATTTTCAATCATCGCCCAGAGAATGACCCTTGGCAGACTGTCCACTCGCACCTTTCCCGATGCTAAAGGTGCATCGGGTGGAAGCGGCAAATGAAAAGCATGCTGCTTGCAGGCGATGAACCTTCCATGGGCATTGTCTTTTTTGCTGTTGAACAGTCGCAAAACACGCGGGCAAGGATTATGACGGGAATCTTGAGGTGGTCCATGGGGATGATCGTTTTTTCTGATTTTGTACCGTCGTGTGGGAATGCCTGTATTTAATGTTTCGATCTTCATGTAATTAATTACATTATTGGGCAGAGGAGTCTATGAATTCACCTTTCGCCATCAGAATAAAGTATTTAATCAGACACATGCTTGAGAAAATTATGCATCTATCGATCAAAAGTCCGTAATCAAAGACATCTATTCCGAGGTTGATACTACCGCCGGATATTTCCTCATGCTTACCTTGGCCAATCTGATAGCACTCAGCGGTCTGCTTATAAACAGTGCCCCCGTCATTATCGGAGCCATGCTTATATCTCCTCTTATGGGGCCGATGCTGAGCTTCGGTTTTTCTTTTATTACCGGAGATAAGGTTATATGGAATAAATCTCTTAAGAAGCTTATTATTAGTGTCGTCGTTTCAGTCGTGATCGCCGGCATCGCAACCTATCTTTCTCCCCTCACCGAAATTACAAATGAAATTCTATCAAGGACTACCCCTAATCTTTACGATCTTCTCATTGCTTTCCTTGCCGGCACAGCGGGTGCAGCCGCCATCTGTACCAAGAAGGGTTATCTAACCGTCGTACCGGGGGTTGCCATTGCAACCGCCGTGATTCCTCCTCTCAGTGTTACAGGGTTCGGAATCGGGATCGGAAATATTTATGTTGCATCGGGAGGATTTTTTCTCTTTTTTACAAATTTTGTTGCAATTGTCATTACCAGCTGTTCCGTTTTCTATTTTTATGGATTCAGGCCGATTCTTACAAACAATCTCGATAAGGAACAGCTTAAAAAAAGGATTATCTTTCTTGCCCTTGTTCTATTTCTAATATCCATTCCGCTCATCTATACGCTGGCTCAAACCATTTCAGAGGTCAAATTAAAACAGGATATACAAACAATATTAAAAAAATCATTTGATAGGGATGAGTTCTCAAGACTATCGACTTTCAGTTATTACAAACAGGAAGATGGCACGCTGGAAATCAATGCCGTTGTTGATACGGTAAATTATTTAAAAGACGCGGATGTCATGCCGGCAGAAAAGATCCTGTCGGACAGCCTTAAACGGAATGTGAGGTTTAACCTGGATCAGGTTAAAGTCTTGCGTGGGGGACTCAAGAAGGAAATCAGCAAGCCATCCTTACCGAAAATCATACCGCCGGTGCCGGCCCAGGACCTGGTAAAGAGATCCAGAGAGGATCTTCTCGCGGCGATCAGGCCATCCATTGCCAAGGTTGAAATGATGTTGTCACCCTCACGAGTAATCGACTTTTCGATGGGCTATCATGACAAGGGGCAGCAGGTGACCGTTTTACTGAAAGTCAAGAGAGACGTCTCAATAAGTGCGGAAGAGACACTTTGGCTCCAGAAAGTATTTAGTTCCGATCTCAAAGCTCCCGTTTCTCTCTCAATAGAAACAGTCCCTTTTATTCAGCCGCAGATTTTTCACGCGGGGGAAGCGAACATATCGGATTCAATGAAGCAATCCGTCGTGATCCTGAAGGATATCTACGGCCGGAACAATGAAATCAATATTCTTGTTGAGAGCGGCGCAGAATCTGCATTCCCATATCATAAAAGAATCGCGCTGGCCCGGAAACGCGCCGATATTATGGCTGAGTTTTTAATATCGGACTGTAATATTCCATCAGCAAAAATTAGAATCAGAATATTACCTGCGGCCGTGAAAAAACCTTTTGTCAAGATTTCTGTTCTTACTACTGCACCTTCATAGGAGCATTACAAATCCGCTATTAAATTGAAGCTCAATGCTTGATACTTAAAAAGGACATAAGAAAGCATCTTGCAATGTTTCGCTGGCTGGTCGAACGTCAACGACGGAAACTCACCGAAGCCCCTTTCCCATCCGCATGGGAAGAAATCATCCGGCAGAATGTCGCCCATTACTGCATGCTGGAGGATGCCGAGCGGGCGCATCTGCGCGCACTGGTTCAAGTGTTCATCGCGGAAAAGAATTGGGCAGGCGCCGGCGGTCTGGACCTGACCGACGAAATCCGTGTGACGATCTCTGCCCAGGCATGCCTGCTCCTTCTGGGCCTGCCCCACAACTATTACCGCAATGTGGACACCATCGTCGTCTATCCGTCTACCGTCGTTGCACCCCGGCACAGGCCCGGATTCTTTGAAACGGCGCTCGCACCGGTGGAGCCGGAACAGGCCATTATCGGACAGGCGTTTCGGCAGGGACCCGTTATCATTATCTGGGATGCCGCCCTCCATGGCGGACGCCATCCGGAACTGGGCCACAATGTCGTTTATCACGAATTCGCCCACAAACTGGACATGCTGAGCGGCGCGGCCGACGGCACGCCCCCGCTTTGGGACCGGGCAGAGTACAGGGATTGGGTCCAGACCTGTTCACACGAATATTTACGTCTCCGGAGCGATGTCGAAAAGGGAAGGAAATCGTTCCTCAATTCCTACGGCGCAACGAGTGAAGCGGAGTTTTTCGCCGTTGCCACGGAACAATTCTTTGATCAGCCGCGCTTGATGATCGAGCATGCACCGGAGCTCTATCGCGTCCTGCGGGAATACTACCGTCAGGATCCCTCGACCCGGACGTCCAGGAATCGGTGCCTTGAAAAGGGTTGAAAAAATCCGCTCTGCTCACACAGGGGGAAAGGTAAAAAAAGAAGGCCATGGTGTTCGCCATGGCCTTCCGTGTCTGTACCGGCCGTGGCCGGGGATTTTGTGATTACAGACCGCTCTTGAAGTCGTCGCGCATCAGCTCGCGGGCGATGATCATGCGGCGGATTTCCGACGTACCGGCGCCGATCTCCCACAGTTTCTGATCCAGGAAGTGACGGGAAATGGCGTACTCGGTGCAGTAGCCGTAACCGCCGTGGATCTGGATCGCATCGAGGCCGATCTTGGTGCCCATCTCGCCCGTGTACAGCAGGGACGCCGCGGCCATCCGGTCGAGGTCCGTTCCCTTGCCGCCGGACTTGTTCTCCAGCGTGTCGCAGTAGGCGGCGGCGCTGTAGGCCAGCCACTTGCCGGCTTTGTAGCCGCAGTACATGTTCGCCAGCTTCTCCTGGATCGTCTGGAAGGAAGCGATGGGCTTGCCGAACTGCACTCTTTCCTTCGCATACTTCAGGCTGAGCTCCAGGCAGGTCCTCTGGCCGCCCAGGGTGCAGCCCGACAGCGTGATGCGCTCGGTGCACAGACCGCTCGTGAGGATCGCGACGCCCTTGTTCTCGCCGCCGATCAGGTTCTCCGCGGGAAGTTCCATGTCCTCGAAGGTGATCAGAGCGGTGGGGGAGGTCCTCATGCCCCACTTCTTGATCTTCTCGACCTTGCAGCCCTTCACCTTGTCGAACTCGAAGCAGAAGGCGCTGATGCCCTTGGGGCCGGCGGCGGGATTGGTCTTGGCGTAGAAGGTCATGAACTGGGCGACGGGGCCGTTGGTGATGAAGATCTTGGAGCCGTTGATGATGTACTTGTCACCCTTCTTCTCGGCCTTGGTGGCCATGGACATGGCGTCCGAACCGGCGTTGGGCTCGGTGATGCCGAGGCAGCCGATCCACTCGCCCGTGCAGGCCTTCGGGAGGACGTATTCCCGCTGCGCTTCCGAGGCGTTCCGGCGGAAATTGTCGAAGCAGAGGGTCTGGCTCGCGCCGACCGTCATGGAGAGGGCGTTGCTGACGCGGGCGATGGTCTCGTAAACGAGCAGGGTTTCCACGTAGCCGAGGGCGGCGCCGCCGTACTTCTCGGGGAAAACGATTCCGTTCACGCCGAGATTGCCCAGTTCCTTGAAGATCGGGGGGGCATCTCGTCCACTTCGTACATGTGTTCCATCTGCGGCTCCAGCCAGGTTGTGGCCCAGCGGTAGACCTGATCCTCGAGCATCCTCTGTTCTTCGGTGAAACTGAAATCCAAAGCCATAACGTTTTTCTCCCTTAATTGAATTTAAAAACCCAAACCAGCGGCGGAACCTTCGGGAAGACCGTCAAATTGCACGAACAACCTGTCTCCCTTCGTTTACGCTGCACGCACGCCGATTCTGTCACGCTCATGAAACGGGGTTTTCCCCGTCTTCAGAAAAAGACCGGATCATTTTCCGCTCTGGATTCCCTGATCCCACTCGTAACCCCACACGGCGCTGCCCATGGGGATCTTGTAATTCCTGCGCTCCTCGCATGTTGGGTAACGGCGTCCGCCGCCCTCTGCGGGAAGCATCGACACGGGGAACTTCGGCGGCAGAAGACCATGTTCGCGGGCTTCCCTCTCCAGCCACTCCCGGTCGTCCGGGTGGGCAATGGAGATCAGCGCCGCCGCCCGCTCGTAGCCGCTGAGGCCGCGGAGGTTCACCATGCCGAACTCGGTGCAGACGTAGTTGGCAAACTGGGCCGGCACGTCCACCGTCGAGCCCTCAGGCAAAAACGGAACGATACGGGCCGTGCCGTGCTTGCTCCGGGACGTCATTGCCGCGACGCCACGGCCGCCCTTCGACTGGGCGCAGAAAATGTGGAACTGGAAGAAGCCGCCCGACGACGAAATGGGTCGCTTCTCGTAGAAGCCCGTGGAGATCTGGCCCAGGAGGTCGACGGCCACGCAGTTGTTGATGGAGATCATGTTGTCGATCCGGGTCAGGACGTTCAGGTTGTTCGTGTAATCGACGTCGTACGCCGCGAGGGCCTGGTTGCGGTGAATCGTGTCGTAGTACCACTGCACGTCCACGGGGAACGCAAAGGTGTAGACGCTCTTGTGACGGTCCAGCGTCTTGTAGGCGTTTGTGACCTGGCCGGATTCGATCATCTTGATGAGGCCGAAGTTCAGCATTTCCGTATGGACGCCGAGATCCTTGAAGCCTGCATCCGCCATGGCGGCGACGCAGGCCGATGGCAGGGCGCCGATGCCGAGCTGGATGATGTCGCGATCCCGCATGATCCGCATGACGTTCTTCGCGATCTGCTGCTCCACCGGACTGGGCTGAATGGCCTGCTCGTTCACCTGGGGCCACCGGTACTTCTCGCAGTCCACCTCGACCCAGTAGTCCACGTCGTCGATGTGGATCGTATTGAAGCGGCCGCCCTCCGCCCACGGATAGTCGGAGCGGACCTCAAAGACAATCTTTTTGGCGGTCTGCCGGAAGATGTTGCAGTTGTTCGTCCCGTAGGACATGTTGAAATAGCCGTGCTCGTCGGGGGCCGTGACGGCGTTGAACCACCAGTCCATCCCGCGCTTTTCCTTCACGGCGTTGGCAAACCGGTAATGGTGGGCCCACATGCCGTACGCCCATCCCCACTGGGCCCAATCGGTCGCTTTGTTCTTGTCCCGGGCCGCACGGTTCCAGGGGAAAAAGAAGAACTCGTGGACGGTATGGAATTCCTGATGGGGATCGATCTCCTGCAGTTCTGGATGGGGATAGAACATCGCATGCATCCAGAACTCGATGTCCCTCAACCGGCCGGGACCGTTGCCCAGCCGCCTGGCTACCGCCTCGGTACAGACCGTGGAGTCGCCGCCGGTGCTGCCGTGGTTGATCCAGTCGCCCGACCTGACCATCTCCGCGATCTGTTCCGGCGTCCGTTTCTTGTCTCTGATTTTCTGTTGAACCGGTGTCGCCATTATGCGTCTCCTATTGGTTGTTTATTGAACTGCCATGGCAAAAAGCGCGTTTCCATATTCCTCCACAATCGTACGGGTGTTGAAGGCACTTGCCGTTCAATCCGGTTTTGAAGGAGGCGTGACGTGTCCCAGAACATGCAGAAGAGTTACGGAGCGGTATTCAATGGAGTGAAGAATCGCTGTGGCGACAGGATGATCCGTTGAATAATGAAAAACTGTTTATAATAATTCCCGACACCCTTTGGCGTCTGAAAAAAGCCTGCAATCGGTAAATTCTGTCGCTGTCAACTCAAATGCCATTCCCGGTGTCTTACGCTATAATAATATCCATACTTCCCGCATATTATCCTGATCGAGCTTTTGATTTACCCTTTTATACGAATTTGCTTCCTGATCGGAGGCGTATGTTTCCAACTTCTTCCCGTAAACTCGAGGCAGACTTCCCTGCTTTTTGGGGCCATAGATTGAGGCCTGTTCTCTTATTTCGCAATGCGATTCCGGCTGAAGCTCCCTGCAGAGGTTGCCGACGGTTTCACCGGTTTTCGGATAAGTGTCGCTACAGGATACAAGATTGAGATCCCATCGGCGTTCAACCGATGTGGCCTGCGGGAACCGGGCAGAACGGGACTTCAGCAGAGGACGGCTATGCGGGTCGCGGCGGTGGACGTGGCATCGGCGAAGGTCTTCCCGTATGGCGCTGCCGAAAGCATTCCGGATTTTCCACCGCCGCTTTTCGACGACAAGGCCGGGCCGGTTGTCCGGAGTGTCTACCATCTCGACAACCAGGCCCGCATCTACTTTTCCCTAACTTTTTACAGCCCGTTTTCAAACAGGTAGGCCGTAGCATACACGGCAAGGGGGATTGCCTTGTCCACCGCCTCTTTCCACTGTCTGCTTCCGATGGTTAAATTCCTGTTATATTTGTCGATCTCACTGTCAACCATGAGGGAATACTTGTTCGTCCCTGCCGTTTCGGCATGAAGATCCGTCTCGATGAACGGAACGAACGCTTTCGCCCTGTTGTAGATTTCCGTGGCGAATGCTTCGGGCTTTGACAGATCCGTATTCAGAGAACCCTTGAAAGTGTCGTATTCGCTTTTTGTCAGGACAAATTGCGGAGAGCCGTAGACATACAGATTTGCATATTTCTCGAAGAAGTAGTGATCCACATAGGGAACGGCAGGGTAATTGCCGACATGGTGCGGTGCCGTCAGGTCCTGAAGGTAGTGGGCCGCGATGCCCAGAGATCCGGCGTTTCTGTTCACGGACATGGCCAGATCGTAATTGGTTGCGAAATTTTCCAACGCATGTTCGTGAATGTCTTCATCGAGACCGTTCCTCGCCTTTTTCAGTCCTTCCAGCACGAGCACCGCCGCAGTAGGAAGGTTCTCGATAAAGTTGCCCCATGCCCCCGTGTTGGTCTCTCCGTAGAAATGACCCTCGAAGATCAGGTCCTGCATGTCGCTCTTCGGATCGTCCGGGTATTTGCAGTACTCCAGAAGCAGCGCGGACAAGGCGGGGTTGACATTCACCAGGTTGAGTGCCTGCCTGGTTATCCAGCAGTGCGTGCTCTCGCCCAGTTCAAGAACCCTTTTGAATTTCTCATAGGACTCATGGGTAAGGCGGATCATTTTGCTGACATCTTCAAAGATTTCGGTATTGAAGGCCTTATTGATCTTTTCCCCGAAATAGATGCGAACTTCTTCTTTCCCTTTTTGAGAAATATCCTTTTTGCCGACTTTTAGGCTTTTCTTGCTGACCTTGGGCATGGAATTGAGCTTGGCCATGAGACCGGAGTACTCTTTCAATGAGTCCTTCAGTTCGGTGATGGACACATCCTTTTGCAGCACTGCTCCGTTCATGTCGTCCTCCTTTTCTTGTCCATCTGATTTGAATCGGGATAAAATCCTGCAAGAGATGTTGCCCGCTTAACCGCGCACGTTTCAATTTATCTTGTTCACAAGCCATTGGTTCGAACGGACCGGCCTCCCTCAGTCCAGTACCTCCCTTAGCTTGCTGGAGAGTTGCTCGAGATGAAAGGGCTTCTGGAGGAAGCCGTTGCAGCCTCGCTCCATAATGGTTTTGGCTTCCCCGTCGATGCTGTAGCCGCTGGACAGAAGGACCTTGACCTCCGGATCGATCTCCTTGAGGCGATCGAAGGTCTCCCCTCCCGATAAACCCGGCATGATCATGTCCAGGATCACCAGGTCGATCTCTTTTCTTTTCATCGTATAGACGGCAATCGCCTCCTGGCCGCTTCCGACCTTATAAACGCTGTAGCCCAGAGAAGTCAGCAGTTCGCCGGTTACCTCGGCGACCGTCCCTTCGTCATCCACCAGCAGGATCGTCTCCTTTCCTTTCGCGATGGTCCCGGACTCTCTTGCCTCCGTCACAACTTCTTTCTCCGATGCGGGCAGGAGAATCGTGAAGGTCGATCCCAGGCCCGGCTCGCTCTCCACGTGGATCATGCCCCCGTGCCCCTTGACGATTCCATAGACCATCGCCAGTCCGAGGCCCGTTCCCCTTCCCATCGCCTTGGTTGTGAAGAAGGGATCGAAGATCCGCTCCCTCGTCTTGGCATCCATCCCCGTGCCGGTGTCGGTGATCGTGATTTTTACGTATTTTCCGGGAATGACGGACAGGAGCTGTGCGTCCGCCTCGTCCACGATGACGTTTTCCGTTGCCAGAAAGATCTCCCCGCCTCCCGGCATGGCCTGCCAGGCGTTCACGTACAGGTTCATGAAGATCTGCTCCATCTGGCCGCGTTCGGCTTCGACGCTCCACAGCTTCCTGTCATATTTCCGATGGACGGCGATCTCCTTTTTGGTCCGACCGAACATGGAGGAGGTCTTCTTCACGATCTCGTTCATATCGGTGGGCTTCACTTCGTACCGTCCCCCGCGGGCAAAGCCCAGGAGCTGCCGGGTCAGGTCCGTGCCGCTCTGCACCTGCTCCTCGATCCGCTTGAGCCTTTCGTAATGGGGATGGGATGGATCCAGATCCAGGAGCGTCAGTGAGGCGTAGCCCTGGATGCCCATGAGGAGGTTGTTGAAGTCGTGGGCGATGCCGCCGGCCAGCGTGCCGATGGCCTCCATCTTGTCGGCGTGCTGCAGGCGCTCCTCCAGCCTCCGCCTCTCCTCGTCGGCGTTCCGCTGATCGGTGATGTCGATGAGCGAGGCGACGCTCTGTTTCGTCCCCGGGATCAGGCCGACCGTCAGGAGAATATGCTTCACGGAGCCGTCCCTGTGTCGCAGCCGGAATTCGTAGCTTTTTTCCACGTCATCTGAATTCGTCCGCCGCAGCCTGTGTCGGGCGACCATATTCTCCAGGTCTTCCTTCTCGACAAACTCCGTCCATTTCCTATTTCCCTCCACCTCCTCCCGCCGGTAGCCCGTCAGGCCCTCGAAGCGTTTGTTCGCCAGGGAGATGGTCATGTCATCCTCGACGATCAGCATGGTGGCCCCCGTCGTCTCGAAAAAGGCCTGATAGCGGGTTTCCGACTCGCGCAGGGCGTCCTCCGCCTGCTTGCGGTCCGTGATGTCGTTGAAGAAATTCAGGGTGGCTGGCTGACCCAGCCATGAGATCGGCGTCACATGAATCTCGATCCACTTGACCGATCCATTCCCGGCAAGGAGCCTGAAGGTGTATACGCTGGGAACATGCTCATCTTTCATCCTTTTCCTGTATCGCTCCGCGATCATCTTCCGGTCGTCGGGGTGAACATAATCCAGGAAAGGCGTGTCCAGTATTTCTTCCCTGGGGCGGCCGATGATTTCCACGGCGCGGCGATTGATAAAACAATGCCGGCCCTCCTGGGCAATCGAGATGGCCTCCTCCGCGTTCTCCACGACTAAGCGATACTGCTCCTCGTTTTCCCGCAGCGCCTCTTCCATGCGTTTGCGTTCGGTGATGTCGGTGGCCACGCTGAGCACGACGTCCTTCCCCCCCCATTTCGCCGCCTTGGCGATGGCCTCCATGGGAAAGCGCGTGCCGTCCCTGCGGAGATGTTCCACATCAAACCGCGCTTCCCCGGTCGTCATGACCTCCCGAACCCTATCCTCAATAAGGGCTGCGCTCTCCGGCGTGTCGAGCATCTGGACCCTCAGGCCTTCGGACTCCTCCCGGGTATAGCCGTGGAGCTCCAGCAGTCGCTGGTTGGCGTAAAGAAACCTGCCCTCCAGGTCGTGCACGGCGATCGCGAGGGGCGAGAGTTCAAAAAGCTCGGCCAGGATGCGGTACTGCTCCTCGATCTTTTTCCGGTCCGTGATGTCCCGCGTGCTTCCCTGCACCCCGACCGGGTTTCCGTTTTCGTCGAACAGCCAGCAGGCGGTGATCTCGATGTCCTTGACCGACCCGTCCTTGCAGTACTGCTGGATCTCCAGCGTCATGGACCGGGCGCGATCCGCCGGGGACATTGCCAGCTGCGCGGCCAGTTCGGTCATGGCCGGCTCGACGTAGGATTCCACCACGTATTGGTGGAAGGGAATCTCCATGACCTCCTCGGGCGTGTAGCCGCTGAGCGCCTTGACGGAAGGGCTGACATAGGTGAAGCGGCCGTCCAGCGTCATGGTCCAGATCACGTCGGTCGAATTTTCGGCGAGGAGGCGGTACTGCCGCTCGCTATCCCGCAGGGCATCCTCCGCATGCCTCCGGTCGGTGATATCCCGGGCCACGGCCTGAAAGGCGATGGCTTCTCCCTCCTGAAAGAGAAGCTGCGTGTTCTGCCCGAGCCAGAGGTCCCGGCCGTCTTTCCTGACAATGGGGTACTCAAGATACGTGTTGGAGATTTCCTTGACATACTGGATCCCAAAATGACGGGTCACCCTGTCGAGTGCATCCGGCCGGATCAGGGCCGAGAAAGGCATTCCCACGATTTCTTCTTCACTGTATCCGGCAACCCGCAGCGTCTCCGGGTTTATAAAGGTGAAGTATCCCCTGGTATCGGTCCGGAAGACGATGTCGCTTGCATGCTCAACAAGCGTACGGAATCGCTCCTCGCTCTCCCGCAGGGCATTCTCGGCCAGCCGGCGATCTTCATCCGCCTTTTCCAGCTCCCGGATTCGCCGCTTCAGCGCGGCGATTTCCTCTGCCGACTCGTTCTTTTTCCCGTCCAGATGGGTCATGAGAATCCCTTCATTCACCGGATATGCATCGAATCGGCAGTCGCCGTCCTCCATACCCCCGAACAA from Syntrophaceae bacterium includes:
- a CDS encoding TIGR00341 family protein, whose amino-acid sequence is MLTLANLIALSGLLINSAPVIIGAMLISPLMGPMLSFGFSFITGDKVIWNKSLKKLIISVVVSVVIAGIATYLSPLTEITNEILSRTTPNLYDLLIAFLAGTAGAAAICTKKGYLTVVPGVAIATAVIPPLSVTGFGIGIGNIYVASGGFFLFFTNFVAIVITSCSVFYFYGFRPILTNNLDKEQLKKRIIFLALVLFLISIPLIYTLAQTISEVKLKQDIQTILKKSFDRDEFSRLSTFSYYKQEDGTLEINAVVDTVNYLKDADVMPAEKILSDSLKRNVRFNLDQVKVLRGGLKKEISKPSLPKIIPPVPAQDLVKRSREDLLAAIRPSIAKVEMMLSPSRVIDFSMGYHDKGQQVTVLLKVKRDVSISAEETLWLQKVFSSDLKAPVSLSIETVPFIQPQIFHAGEANISDSMKQSVVILKDIYGRNNEINILVESGAESAFPYHKRIALARKRADIMAEFLISDCNIPSAKIRIRILPAAVKKPFVKISVLTTAPS
- a CDS encoding zinc-dependent peptidase translates to MFRWLVERQRRKLTEAPFPSAWEEIIRQNVAHYCMLEDAERAHLRALVQVFIAEKNWAGAGGLDLTDEIRVTISAQACLLLLGLPHNYYRNVDTIVVYPSTVVAPRHRPGFFETALAPVEPEQAIIGQAFRQGPVIIIWDAALHGGRHPELGHNVVYHEFAHKLDMLSGAADGTPPLWDRAEYRDWVQTCSHEYLRLRSDVEKGRKSFLNSYGATSEAEFFAVATEQFFDQPRLMIEHAPELYRVLREYYRQDPSTRTSRNRCLEKG
- a CDS encoding isovaleryl-CoA dehydrogenase (catalyzes the formation of 3-methylbut-2-enoyl CoA from 3-methylbutanoyl CoA) — translated: MNGIVFPEKYGGAALGYVETLLVYETIARVSNALSMTVGASQTLCFDNFRRNASEAQREYVLPKACTGEWIGCLGITEPNAGSDAMSMATKAEKKGDKYIINGSKIFITNGPVAQFMTFYAKTNPAAGPKGISAFCFEFDKVKGCKVEKIKKWGMRTSPTALITFEDMELPAENLIGGENKGVAILTSGLCTERITLSGCTLGGQRTCLELSLKYAKERVQFGKPIASFQTIQEKLANMYCGYKAGKWLAYSAAAYCDTLENKSGGKGTDLDRMAAASLLYTGEMGTKIGLDAIQIHGGYGYCTEYAISRHFLDQKLWEIGAGTSEIRRMIIARELMRDDFKSGL
- a CDS encoding PAS domain S-box protein, encoding MFGGMEDGDCRFDAYPVNEGILMTHLDGKKNESAEEIAALKRRIRELEKADEDRRLAENALRESEERFRTLVEHASDIVFRTDTRGYFTFINPETLRVAGYSEEEIVGMPFSALIRPDALDRVTRHFGIQYVKEISNTYLEYPIVRKDGRDLWLGQNTQLLFQEGEAIAFQAVARDITDRRHAEDALRDSERQYRLLAENSTDVIWTMTLDGRFTYVSPSVKALSGYTPEEVMEIPFHQYVVESYVEPAMTELAAQLAMSPADRARSMTLEIQQYCKDGSVKDIEITACWLFDENGNPVGVQGSTRDITDRKKIEEQYRILAELFELSPLAIAVHDLEGRFLYANQRLLELHGYTREESEGLRVQMLDTPESAALIEDRVREVMTTGEARFDVEHLRRDGTRFPMEAIAKAAKWGGKDVVLSVATDITERKRMEEALRENEEQYRLVVENAEEAISIAQEGRHCFINRRAVEIIGRPREEILDTPFLDYVHPDDRKMIAERYRKRMKDEHVPSVYTFRLLAGNGSVKWIEIHVTPISWLGQPATLNFFNDITDRKQAEDALRESETRYQAFFETTGATMLIVEDDMTISLANKRFEGLTGYRREEVEGNRKWTEFVEKEDLENMVARHRLRRTNSDDVEKSYEFRLRHRDGSVKHILLTVGLIPGTKQSVASLIDITDQRNADEERRRLEERLQHADKMEAIGTLAGGIAHDFNNLLMGIQGYASLTLLDLDPSHPHYERLKRIEEQVQSGTDLTRQLLGFARGGRYEVKPTDMNEIVKKTSSMFGRTKKEIAVHRKYDRKLWSVEAERGQMEQIFMNLYVNAWQAMPGGGEIFLATENVIVDEADAQLLSVIPGKYVKITITDTGTGMDAKTRERIFDPFFTTKAMGRGTGLGLAMVYGIVKGHGGMIHVESEPGLGSTFTILLPASEKEVVTEARESGTIAKGKETILLVDDEGTVAEVTGELLTSLGYSVYKVGSGQEAIAVYTMKRKEIDLVILDMIMPGLSGGETFDRLKEIDPEVKVLLSSGYSIDGEAKTIMERGCNGFLQKPFHLEQLSSKLREVLD